A region of Granulibacter bethesdensis DNA encodes the following proteins:
- the gyrB gene encoding DNA topoisomerase (ATP-hydrolyzing) subunit B, with the protein MSDPTPLPSDSDAYDASSISVLRGLDAVRKRPGMYIGDTDDGSGLHHMAFEIIDNAVDEAQAGFASEVTLTLNGDGSVTVTDDGRGIPTDIHAEEGISAAEVVLTRLHAGGKFNQNSYKVSGGLHGVGAAVVNALSEWMEVRIWREGREHFIRFRHGDAEAPLVEIGPSARNSGTQVTFKPSNQTFTRVEFEFATLERRLRELAFLNSGLKIVLRDERHVPAQESVFCYEGGLTAFVEWLDRGKVALFDPPISAGGSASAEQGDIKVEFSLVWNDSFHETMLCFTNNIPQRDGGTHLAGFRQALTRVVSKYAEGLGKKEQLALVGEDMREGMTAVLSVKVPDPKFSSQTKEKLVSSEVQPVVHAAVADAIGHWFETHPKETRSIIQKAMDAASAREAARRARELTRRKGVLDISSLPGKLADCQERDPSKCEIFIVEGDSAGGSAKQGRDRKFQAILPLKGKILNVERARFDRMLGSAEIGTLITALGTGIGRGEPEQGGFDIAKLRYHRIVIMTDADVDGSHIRTLLLTFFFRQMPQLFTNGHLYIAQPPLFKATRGKDERYLKDERALEEYLLSKALNEAQLTLADGRVFAGDELAEEVNHLRDVAARMRRLAGGIPLALLEQAVVAGALRPDATPDTLQTLSARLNAISPASERGWIVASEGEGLTMRRTVRGVAERHTLEATALRSAEARWLAERTDQLAARYTQPVSLALDATRLELAGPASVLERILAHGRKGLSFQRFKGLGEMNPEQLWSTTLDPATRTLLQVKVGDIEDAGQIFSTLMGDVVEPRRDFIVGNALKVANLDV; encoded by the coding sequence ATGTCCGATCCTACGCCGTTGCCGTCCGACTCTGATGCTTACGATGCGTCTTCGATTTCCGTGCTTCGGGGGCTTGATGCAGTCAGAAAGCGCCCCGGTATGTATATCGGCGACACTGATGATGGCTCCGGCCTGCATCACATGGCGTTTGAAATTATCGATAATGCGGTGGATGAGGCTCAGGCCGGGTTCGCGAGCGAAGTCACTCTGACCCTGAATGGGGATGGCAGCGTGACTGTGACCGATGACGGACGCGGCATTCCTACGGACATTCACGCCGAGGAAGGCATTTCCGCGGCGGAGGTGGTGCTGACCCGCCTGCATGCGGGCGGTAAGTTCAACCAGAATTCCTACAAGGTTTCCGGCGGTCTGCATGGCGTGGGCGCGGCGGTGGTCAACGCTCTGTCCGAATGGATGGAAGTGCGCATCTGGAGAGAGGGGCGTGAACATTTCATCCGCTTCCGTCATGGCGATGCGGAGGCTCCGTTGGTCGAGATCGGTCCCTCAGCACGTAACTCCGGTACGCAGGTCACGTTCAAGCCGAGCAATCAGACCTTTACCAGGGTCGAATTTGAATTTGCCACTTTGGAACGTCGCTTGCGGGAGCTGGCATTTCTGAATTCCGGCCTCAAGATCGTGCTGCGTGACGAACGTCATGTTCCGGCTCAGGAAAGCGTGTTCTGCTATGAAGGTGGGCTGACCGCTTTCGTCGAATGGCTTGATCGCGGCAAGGTGGCGCTGTTTGATCCGCCGATCAGTGCGGGTGGCTCCGCCAGCGCCGAGCAGGGAGACATCAAGGTCGAATTTTCGCTGGTCTGGAACGACAGTTTCCATGAGACCATGCTGTGCTTCACCAACAATATTCCCCAGCGTGATGGTGGCACGCATCTGGCCGGTTTCCGTCAGGCGCTGACCCGCGTTGTTTCCAAATATGCTGAAGGGCTGGGCAAAAAAGAGCAGCTTGCTTTGGTTGGCGAGGATATGCGGGAAGGCATGACCGCCGTTCTGTCAGTCAAGGTTCCGGACCCGAAATTTTCTTCGCAGACCAAGGAAAAGCTCGTCAGCTCCGAAGTGCAGCCGGTGGTTCATGCAGCCGTCGCGGATGCGATCGGACACTGGTTTGAAACGCATCCCAAGGAAACCCGCTCCATCATTCAGAAGGCGATGGATGCGGCCTCGGCTCGTGAGGCAGCCCGGCGGGCGCGTGAACTGACCCGGCGTAAAGGTGTGCTGGATATTTCTTCGCTGCCTGGCAAGCTTGCCGATTGTCAGGAACGTGATCCTTCCAAATGCGAAATTTTCATCGTCGAGGGTGACAGCGCCGGTGGCTCCGCCAAGCAGGGCCGTGACCGTAAATTTCAGGCGATTCTGCCACTCAAGGGTAAAATCCTCAATGTAGAGCGGGCACGTTTCGATCGTATGCTTGGCAGTGCTGAAATCGGAACGCTGATCACCGCGCTTGGCACCGGTATCGGTCGTGGAGAGCCGGAGCAGGGCGGATTCGATATTGCCAAGCTGCGGTACCATCGCATCGTCATCATGACCGACGCTGATGTGGATGGTAGCCATATCCGTACCCTGTTGCTGACTTTCTTCTTCCGTCAGATGCCGCAGCTTTTCACCAATGGACATCTGTATATCGCCCAGCCGCCTTTGTTTAAGGCCACACGCGGCAAGGATGAGCGCTATCTGAAAGATGAGCGTGCTCTGGAAGAGTATCTTCTTTCCAAGGCACTCAACGAGGCGCAACTGACTCTGGCGGATGGACGGGTGTTTGCCGGTGACGAACTGGCCGAGGAAGTCAACCATCTGCGTGATGTTGCTGCCCGGATGCGCAGGCTGGCCGGTGGTATTCCTCTGGCGCTGCTGGAACAGGCGGTGGTGGCAGGGGCGCTGCGTCCTGATGCTACGCCGGATACCCTGCAAACACTCAGCGCGCGGCTCAATGCTATTTCTCCCGCGTCCGAACGCGGCTGGATCGTCGCTTCGGAAGGCGAGGGGCTGACCATGCGTCGCACAGTACGGGGTGTCGCGGAGCGTCATACACTGGAAGCCACCGCCCTGCGGAGTGCGGAAGCCCGCTGGCTGGCGGAGCGGACCGATCAACTGGCAGCCCGCTATACGCAGCCGGTGAGTCTGGCGCTGGATGCAACCCGGCTGGAGCTTGCCGGACCGGCCTCGGTGCTGGAGCGTATTCTGGCGCATGGGCGCAAGGGTCTTTCCTTCCAGCGCTTTAAAGGGCTGGGCGAGATGAACCCGGAGCAGCTCTGGAGCACCACGCTCGATCCGGCGACCCGCACCCTGTTGCAGGTGAAGGTCGGTGATATCGAAGATGCAGGCCAGATTTTCAGCACGCTGATGGGCGACGTTGTCGAGCCCCGGCGCGATTTCATCGTCGGTAACGCCTTGAAAGTGGCTAATCTGGATGTATGA
- a CDS encoding YoaK family protein codes for MYDRAKVILSALERVVTEPESQLGLTLTAVAAAANACGFLAVGRFLSHMSGVVSTMAFHAAAGEVEILLLMAGVFALFVAGAACSAMIVNEAVRRRYRNVYIWPLILEAILLAAYGIGSTMALPEWRYDVVIGFSFLMGLQNATITTISGARMRTTHITGVVTDIGTEIGRLLYERSGRRVIPSLTSNPYKLVLLLCLVTSFFLGGVLGVLSFTQVGLLTCVPLALILAVVIMIMHRYYPNRPEK; via the coding sequence ATGTATGACCGCGCAAAGGTGATCCTGTCGGCACTGGAACGCGTTGTTACGGAGCCGGAATCTCAGTTGGGATTGACGCTGACCGCTGTTGCGGCCGCTGCAAATGCCTGTGGCTTCCTTGCGGTCGGGCGCTTCCTGTCACATATGTCCGGCGTCGTCTCGACCATGGCCTTTCATGCAGCAGCCGGAGAGGTCGAGATTCTTCTGCTGATGGCAGGGGTGTTCGCGCTGTTCGTGGCCGGGGCGGCCTGCTCTGCCATGATCGTCAATGAAGCCGTCCGTAGACGTTATCGGAACGTCTATATCTGGCCGCTGATTCTGGAAGCAATCCTGCTTGCAGCCTATGGAATCGGTTCGACCATGGCGCTGCCGGAGTGGCGTTATGATGTCGTGATCGGTTTCAGCTTCCTGATGGGGCTGCAAAACGCGACGATCACCACAATCTCTGGCGCGCGGATGCGTACCACACATATTACCGGGGTGGTAACCGATATCGGCACTGAAATCGGTCGACTGCTCTATGAGCGGTCAGGACGCCGGGTGATCCCCAGCCTGACCTCCAACCCCTACAAGCTGGTTCTGCTGCTCTGTCTGGTGACATCGTTTTTTCTGGGTGGTGTGCTGGGAGTACTGAGCTTTACCCAGGTTGGGTTACTGACCTGTGTGCCGCTGGCCCTGATCCTTGCCGTCGTGATCATGATCATGCATCGGTATTATCCTAACCGACCGGAGAAATAG
- a CDS encoding retroviral-like aspartic protease family protein produces MWSHTLRYTAQSLISPLLKAISMRRKGWLLLPLLLSACDASAESRCQLTRHAHLTLIPYGHLFAVPVIIDDQPATMIVDTGAAATVIAVNAIQKLHLAPDPTQSSIIQGVGGLYSHANVQLHTLQLGQARIHDISLAVAGVPDIEGTASPAVGLLGLDILGQYDIALDIPHRTLDLYDSEACSGAFLPWKGKYAALPLHTDWQNALVRLPVYVNDTSLTAILDSGASISVITLASTHKAGETLHPDDVLNHGSGMDMHPISIYRHAFNRLTVGREEFLNQSIAVGDITLPGGDMLLGTDYLATRRVWISFRHKTIFVQQQEIEK; encoded by the coding sequence ATGTGGAGCCACACCCTGCGTTACACAGCACAGAGCCTGATCAGCCCCTTGCTGAAAGCTATCAGCATGCGGCGTAAAGGGTGGCTGCTGCTGCCCTTATTACTGTCCGCCTGCGACGCCTCAGCTGAATCCCGTTGTCAGCTGACGCGCCATGCCCATCTGACGCTGATCCCTTATGGGCATCTTTTCGCGGTGCCAGTCATCATTGATGATCAGCCAGCAACGATGATCGTGGATACGGGTGCAGCCGCAACCGTCATTGCCGTCAATGCCATCCAGAAACTGCATCTGGCGCCTGATCCGACCCAGTCCTCCATCATCCAGGGCGTAGGTGGTTTGTACAGCCATGCCAATGTTCAGTTGCATACATTGCAACTTGGTCAGGCCCGCATACATGATATCAGTCTGGCGGTCGCAGGTGTTCCGGATATCGAGGGTACCGCCTCCCCGGCGGTGGGCCTGCTGGGCCTTGATATACTGGGCCAATATGACATTGCGCTCGATATTCCTCATCGCACGCTGGATCTTTACGACAGCGAAGCATGCAGCGGCGCTTTTCTGCCATGGAAAGGTAAATATGCCGCCTTGCCCCTGCACACCGACTGGCAGAACGCACTGGTTCGACTGCCGGTGTACGTTAATGACACGTCTCTGACGGCTATTCTTGATAGTGGAGCCTCCATATCCGTCATCACCTTGGCCAGCACACACAAGGCGGGAGAAACCCTCCACCCTGATGATGTGCTGAATCATGGCTCAGGCATGGATATGCATCCGATCTCCATTTATCGTCATGCCTTTAACAGACTGACCGTCGGCAGAGAGGAATTCCTGAACCAGTCCATCGCCGTGGGCGATATCACACTTCCCGGTGGCGATATGCTGCTGGGAACCGATTATCTGGCCACCCGACGGGTCTGGATTTCTTTCAGGCATAAAACCATTTTTGTTCAGCAGCAGGAAATTGAAAAATAG
- the radA gene encoding DNA repair protein RadA — MVKDRARYVCQACGAVYPKWAGRCEACGEWNSIVEEAPSSAPVRVTPGRKLAFVNLPASGADAAPPPRIATGIEELDRVLGGGLVAGSVILVGGDPGIGKSTLMLQAAAALARAGGRALYVSGEEAVEQVRLRARRLHLADAPLELAASGHVRDIAATLETARDAALVVIDSIQTMWLDSLDSAPGTVAQVRACGFELIRLAKSVGFALVLVGHVTKEGAIAGPRVLEHMVDAVLYFEGDRGHQFRILRGVKNRFGATDEIGVFEMTDLGLAEVANPSALFLAERRGNIAGSAVFAGMEGSRPVLLEVQALLAPNAGGSPRRAVVGWDSARLGMLLAVLEARCGLKLAQNDVYLNIAGGLRITEPAADLAVAAALISAATEQPVAANEVFFGEVGLSGEIRQVPQTEARLKEAAKLGFEAACRPRRVARGKNRPSPPEGLKLEEIGHLSDLVRRFVPDQS; from the coding sequence ATGGTCAAAGATCGCGCCCGCTATGTATGTCAGGCCTGCGGAGCCGTTTACCCCAAATGGGCCGGACGCTGCGAAGCCTGTGGCGAATGGAACAGCATTGTTGAGGAAGCGCCCTCCTCGGCTCCGGTGCGGGTCACGCCGGGGCGCAAGCTGGCTTTCGTCAATCTGCCCGCCAGTGGCGCGGATGCCGCCCCTCCCCCCCGCATTGCAACCGGGATTGAGGAGCTGGATCGTGTGTTGGGGGGCGGTCTGGTTGCTGGCTCTGTCATTCTGGTGGGGGGTGATCCCGGCATCGGCAAATCCACCCTCATGTTGCAGGCCGCGGCGGCGCTGGCCCGGGCAGGCGGCAGAGCGCTTTATGTCTCCGGTGAAGAAGCGGTGGAACAGGTACGTCTGCGGGCACGCCGCCTGCATCTGGCCGATGCACCGCTGGAACTCGCTGCCAGCGGCCATGTGCGTGATATCGCCGCCACGCTGGAAACAGCCCGTGATGCGGCGCTGGTGGTCATCGATTCGATCCAGACCATGTGGCTGGACAGTCTGGACAGCGCCCCCGGCACCGTGGCGCAGGTCCGCGCCTGCGGTTTCGAGCTGATCCGTCTGGCCAAAAGCGTCGGCTTTGCCTTGGTCCTGGTCGGCCATGTCACCAAGGAAGGGGCCATTGCCGGACCGCGCGTGCTGGAGCACATGGTGGATGCCGTCCTGTATTTCGAAGGTGATCGGGGCCATCAGTTCCGTATTCTGCGCGGTGTCAAAAACCGTTTCGGTGCCACGGACGAAATTGGCGTGTTCGAAATGACCGATCTGGGTCTGGCCGAGGTCGCCAATCCATCCGCCCTGTTTCTGGCCGAGCGACGCGGCAATATCGCGGGCAGCGCGGTTTTTGCAGGGATGGAAGGCTCCCGCCCGGTCCTGCTGGAGGTGCAGGCCCTGCTGGCCCCCAATGCGGGCGGATCTCCGCGCCGGGCTGTGGTCGGCTGGGACAGTGCAAGACTGGGCATGCTGCTGGCGGTTCTGGAAGCGCGATGCGGGCTGAAACTGGCTCAAAACGACGTCTATCTGAACATCGCAGGCGGGCTGCGCATCACTGAACCAGCCGCCGATCTGGCCGTTGCCGCGGCCCTGATCTCGGCCGCAACAGAACAACCCGTCGCAGCCAACGAAGTCTTCTTTGGAGAAGTCGGCCTGTCCGGCGAAATCAGGCAAGTACCGCAGACGGAAGCACGGCTGAAAGAAGCCGCCAAACTTGGCTTCGAAGCTGCCTGCCGACCGCGCCGGGTAGCACGCGGCAAAAATCGTCCCTCCCCGCCAGAAGGGCTGAAGCTGGAGGAAATCGGGCATCTGTCTGATCTGGTCAGGCGGTTTGTTCCCGACCAGTCCTGA
- a CDS encoding glycosyltransferase family 4 protein, whose protein sequence is MPQIRSNASRSARGPLVAVVLPGNERFQPSAAGAIALLQAQLAPHAYHTRPVIFATGPKQEAAFPGIPFWPIRPLPLPIPRSARYFQALKVALAQAQPDLIEVHNRPRLAIALARRFPDCPVSLFLHNDPTTMKGARTVEKRIRLSRMLAGVTVVSAFLRDRYMSGHADMTAPEVQPNCLDLAALPPSLPPEQREKLILFAGRLVEEKGADRFVAACRAVLPQRPGWRAMMIGASRLRPGEDLPYARSVRAEAEAAGITVDGYQPHGAVLAAMARAAILVVPSIWEEPFGLVALEGMACGAAVLSSNRGGLPEVTGDAAILIDPEQPEQFESSLLALTSDDARRAALSEAGRAQAVKFDAALAAARLDALRLKTISGWGQR, encoded by the coding sequence GTGCCCCAAATCCGATCCAATGCCTCTCGCTCTGCCCGTGGTCCGCTGGTTGCGGTCGTCCTGCCGGGCAATGAACGTTTCCAGCCTTCAGCCGCAGGCGCGATTGCCTTGTTGCAGGCTCAGTTGGCACCGCACGCCTACCATACCCGGCCGGTTATTTTCGCGACGGGACCGAAGCAGGAGGCAGCCTTTCCCGGCATTCCATTCTGGCCGATCCGTCCTTTGCCATTGCCGATTCCCCGCTCCGCGCGCTATTTTCAGGCACTGAAAGTGGCTTTGGCGCAGGCTCAGCCTGATCTGATCGAAGTGCATAACAGGCCGCGCCTTGCGATTGCCCTGGCAAGGCGCTTTCCGGACTGTCCGGTGAGTCTGTTCCTGCACAACGACCCTACCACCATGAAAGGCGCTCGTACGGTCGAAAAGCGGATCAGGCTCAGCCGCATGCTGGCCGGGGTAACGGTGGTCTCCGCCTTTCTGCGGGATCGCTATATGAGTGGCCACGCGGATATGACCGCTCCGGAGGTTCAGCCCAACTGCCTTGATCTGGCCGCCCTGCCACCCTCTCTGCCGCCGGAGCAGCGGGAAAAGCTGATCCTGTTTGCCGGCAGGCTGGTGGAGGAAAAAGGTGCTGACCGTTTTGTGGCGGCCTGCCGCGCCGTCTTGCCGCAGAGGCCGGGATGGAGGGCCATGATGATCGGCGCGTCCCGTCTGCGGCCGGGGGAGGATCTTCCCTATGCACGCAGTGTGCGGGCGGAGGCAGAGGCGGCAGGTATCACGGTCGATGGCTATCAGCCGCATGGTGCGGTGTTGGCGGCCATGGCGCGGGCAGCCATTCTGGTTGTGCCGAGCATCTGGGAGGAACCGTTCGGTCTGGTGGCGCTGGAGGGCATGGCCTGCGGGGCTGCTGTCCTGTCCAGCAACCGGGGTGGTCTTCCGGAAGTCACCGGCGATGCTGCGATCCTGATCGACCCGGAACAGCCGGAGCAATTTGAGTCTTCTCTCCTGGCTCTGACCAGTGATGATGCGCGCCGGGCCGCCCTGTCGGAAGCCGGACGGGCGCAGGCGGTGAAATTTGACGCAGCTTTGGCCGCGGCCCGGTTGGATGCGCTGCGCCTGAAAACCATCAGCGGCTGGGGGCAGCGCTGA